AATTATTAATCGGACAAACTGTGAATACAAATGCTTCTTTCATTGGAGCAAAATTAACTGAAACCGGGTTGAGAGTGATGAAGGTTGTTACCGCCCCCGATGAGATGGACAGCATTATCCTGGAACTTGAAAAAGGATTGAGTGAGCACAATGTTGTGATTGTTACCGGTGGACTTGGCCCAACTCACGATGATATAACAAGAGAGGCAATTTGTAGATTTTTCAAGGCTGAACTTGTCAGAGATGAAGATGTGTACAATGATATCAAGGATAGATTTGCCAGGTTTGGAAGAGATCTAACCCCAACCAATGAGGATCAATGCCGGGTTCCTGAATGTTGCCAGCCGATTAGAAATTTTAACGGTACTGCTCCCGGCTTTTGGATCGAAGAAGGTGATAAAGTTGTAGTCGTAATGCCGGGTGTGCCCAGGGAAATGCAGGCTATGGTCGAAAATTTTGTAATTCCTAACTTAAAAACCAAATACGGGGACAAACTTAAAAAAATTGCACGACGCAATATTCTGACAACAGGAATTGCAGAATCCAATTTGTATGATAAGTTGACACCGATTGATGAAGTCTTTCCTAATGTTAAAGTTGCGTTTCTTCCAAATCTGAACGGTGTAAAAATCAGACTCACAGCAGAGGCCGATACCATGGAAGAAGCAAACGAAATTGTTACTGCCGCAGAGCAGCAACTCAGATTGAGAGTTGGCAGATACATCTACAGTAATGGAGAAGATAACCTGAGCAAGGTAATTGGAAACCTGCTGCGGGAACGACAACTCACTCTCGCCATTGCAGAATCATGTACCGGTGGAAACATTTCCAATCTTCTCACGGATAATTCAGGAAGCAGTGAGTATTTTGAAAGAGGCATAATTGCTTACAGTAATGCATCGAAAGTTGAGATTCTCGATGTAAACGAGGATCTGATAAACGAGAAGGGGTCTGTTTCAGAAGAGGTTGCTATGGAAATGTGTAAAGGTGTTCGTTCAATTTCCGGAACCGATCTTGGACTGTCGATTACAGGAATATTGGGTCCAAAAGGTGCCACGGCGACAAAACCAGTTGGACTGGTGTACATAGGTGTGGCTTCACATGAGCGCGCTGTAGTGAAAAAATTCAATTTTGGCGGAACGCGAATTGAAAACAAGGTGAGAGCATCGCAGGCAGCTCTCGAATTGCTAAGAAGATTTGTACTCGGAATTCCGATTGAAGCATAGACTTTTCATCGCGATCGATTTTCCGGACGAGGTAAAGCAATCTGTTTATCAGAATGTAAAAAAAATGATCAAGGGTTCTGATTTAAGAATCAGCAAACCCGAAAATTTACATATTACAATAAAATTTTTGGGGGATGTTGAGGAAACCAAAATCCTTGAGATTATAAGCAGTCTGGATTTTCTCAAATCGATTCGAGGAGAGACTGTAAATTTCTCCCGGTACGGGTTCTTTTACAGAAATCGGGTTCCTGCGGTTTTTTGGTTGAAATGCGAGGTCGGGGAGAATGTTATTTCGACAGTGAAAAAACTGGAAACCGTTTGTGAGCAAATCGGATTTAAAAAAGTAGATAGGGAATTTGTTCCTCATCTGACTCTTTGCAGGATAAAAAGAGAACCCGATCCTGCTATTGTTCAGAAGATACTGAATGAACCTGCAATAAATTTGGCAACTACAATTTCTAATATCACTCTTTTTAGCAGCGTGCTGACCGAAAAGGGTGCCATTTATACAGTTTTACACAATTATCAGGAGTTAAAATGAGTGATACTCGAGAAGTAAAAAATAGAATTATTGAAGATACAATCTCCAATATTGAGAAATCGTTTGGAAAAGGCTCAATTATGCGCCTTGGAGACGGTGTGATAAATAAAGTGGAGTGCATTCCGACAGGTGCTCTTTCTCTTGACCGGATACTTGGCATTGGTGGCATTCCCCGCGGTAGAATTACTGAAATTTACGGTCCTGAATCGAGTGGTAAAACCACAATTTGTCTCCATGTCATCGCAGAAGCTCAGAAAACAGGCGGAATTGCTGCGTTCATAGATGCAGAGCATGCTCTCGATATCAATTACGCAAAGAGACTCGGTGTGGATGTTTCTAATCTTCTCCTTTCCCAACCCGATTTTGGTGAACAGGCTCTTGAAATCACAGATACTCTTGTAAGGAGTAATGCTCTCGATGTTATTGTTATTGACTCTGTAGCCGCACTCGTACCCCGGGCTGAAATCGAAGGTGAGATGGGTGATTCACACATGGCAGTTCAGGCGAGATTGATGTCCCAGGCACTAAGAAAGCTTACAGGAGCGATTTCAAGAAGCAAAACGGCAGTGATTTTTACAAATCAACTTCGCAGTAAAATTGGTGTAATGTTTGGAAATCCTGAAACTACCACTGGTGGTAACGCTCTTAAGTTCTATGCTTCACTTCGGCTGGATATCAGGAGAGTTGCTCAAATTAAAGACGGAAATGATGTGGTCGGGAACAGGACCAAAATAAAAATAGTCAAGAGTAAAGTGGCAGCTCCCTTCAAAGAAGTTGAGTTTGATATCCTCTATAATGAGGGAATCAGCAAAACCGGAGATCTGATCGATCTCGGTGTCGATACCGGAATAATTAAAAAAGGTGGCAGCTGGTTTACATTCGGTGAGGACAGATTCCAGGGAAGAGAGCAGTTTCGTCAAAAACTTCTTGAATTACCCGATCTTTTCAACAAACTTTCATACGAGGTTAAAGTAAAAATCGGTCTTATTGAAGCCAACGAGGAAACAAAATAATTTTGATGGCATCTTTCGGGATGCCATTTTTTGTTTTCATGAATACAATTCTTAATATCAGACTCAAATCCGAAAATTTTGTAATTATCGAATTCGATAATTTACCTCCGCTTATTGTACCTAAACTGCTCGTTTACGAGATGGGATTACGGAAGGGTGATCTTCTTACAGAAGAGATGTTGGAATCGCTGAATTTCGAGAATGAACTCTACCTGTGTGAACAAAAAGCACTCTATTATCTTGGGAAGAGACTCCACTCCACAATGGAGTTGAAAAGGAAGTTGTATCAAAAAAAGTTTTCCAAAAAGGTTATTGAACCTGTTATCCTGAAGATGAAGGATCTGACCTATCTGGATGACAAAAAGTACTCCGAACTGCTGGTAAATGAATCTCTCAATCTCAGGCACGACGGGCTGCAAAAAATAAAAGCAAGATTAATTGAAAAAGGCATCGCAAAAGAGTTGATTTCAGAAGTGTTGTCTTATATGCTTAATGATGAGATTGAAGCAGATAATATAAAATTAACGGCAGACAGGAAACTTTCTTCCCTGAAAAAGAGATTTACTGATAAGAAGGAGATCAACCAAAAGTTGACTGCCTTTCTTTTATCAAAAGGTTATTCCTTTTCCGCCATTAAGAATTATTTCAAAAATATCGATCAGGAAACTGACCTGAATGAGGAGTATTAAATGCTGACATTTGATCCCAAATCAATTTCTGTGATGGAAGTGCAGCGGTTGATTCAGGGTGGAGTTGCCCCCAGACCCATTGCTCTTGTTTCAACGCTTTCTGAAGATGGAACACCCAATTTATCACCATTCTCTTTCTTTAATGTCTTTGGTGCAAATCCACCGGTTGTAGCATTTTCCGCTTCCAGGAGAGGTCGGGACGCCACTTTTAAAGATACTTACAAGAATCTGATGGCAACAAAAGAATGTGTCATCAGTGCGGTTACTTTCGAAATGGTTGAACAGATTAGTCTTGCTTCAGCCGAATATGAGAGTACTGTTGATGAGTTCGTCAAATCGGGTCTCTCTAAAGTCGATTCCACTTTCGTAAGACCTTTCGGAGTGAAAGAATCCCCATTCAGAATGGAATGCAGGCTTCATCAAATGGTTAGTGTCGGTGAAGGGGGAGCAGCAGCTAACATTGCAATCTGTGAGGTGATCGGATTTCATGTGGCAGAGGATATTTTTACCAATTCTGTCATTGATCCTCAAAAAATCGATCTCGTAGCGAGGATGTCGGGGGATTACTACTGCAGGGCTTCAGGAAGTGCGATTTTCGAAGTGGAAAAACCTGTCGGTAAAAAATGTATCGGATTTGACAATCTTCCGGCATTCATGCTCAATTCGCATTCATATACCGGAAATGAACTTGGTGCATTCGCAAATTCCGAATCCATTCCTGACAACTCAGAAAACAGACAGCTCATCTTAAGCATTACCAGCAAAGAATTTCCGGGATATGAAAGAACCCCCGCTGCCTTAAACCGCTATTTCCGCAGAAATGAACTTGAGAAAGCAGTAAAGCTCCTTTTTACGAACGAAGAAATTAAAAATTATCCAAAAGAGAAACGGGTAAAGTTGCTCGAGCAGACAACAAAACTTGCTCTTCAACTAAAGAAAATCGATATTGCATGGGCACTCGCTCTTGAAGTCGAAAAACTTTAAGAGGATTTAGCATGGAACCCAAACTTCTTTGGTCACCTTCCCCTGAGCGCAGAAACAGTTCAAATCTTCAAAGGTTTATCAGTTTTGTTAATCAAAGACATGAACTCGAAATAACTGATTACCCCGGTATCTATCAATTCTCGATAGATAACATTGAGACATTTTGGGAGGATATTCTTCATTTCTCAGGACTGATTTATTCAGGCAGTTACCAAAAAATACTAAGTAACACTGAAATGCCGGGAGCCAAATGGTTTGAAGGCATTTCTCTGAATTACGCAGAAAATGTCTTTTCAAAATTGAGCGGAGAATATGCCATTACTTCGTATCGGGAGGGTTATGGTACCTTCAGGATAAAATCAACCCGCCTCAAGGAAGTATCTTTGAAGCTGGCAACGGCAATGCGACAATCGGGAATTGTTAAAGGTGACAGAGTGGCTGCATTTTCCGCAAATGTTCCTGAAGCAGTCATGGGATTATTGGCTTGCTCTTCGATTGGAGCAATCTGGAGTTCCTGCTCGCCTGATTTTGGTACTACAGCAGTAATTGACCGGTTTGGACAAATTGAACCAAAAATTCTTTTCGCATCTGAATCATATGAATACAATGGCAAACGATTTGATTGTATTGAGAAAATAAAAGAAATTGTCGCAGCAGTCCCATCAGTTGAAAAAGTCATTCTCATCCCTGCATTTCAAGATTTCGAAAGTGAATCGTTGCATCTCTGTCAATCCGTCCCGGATAATTTTATCTGGTTCGATGATTTCATCGCTGAGCAGAGCGAGATTACCGGATTCGAAAAGGTAGAGTTTTCGCATCCGCTATATATATTGTACTCTTCCGGTACCACAGGAAAGCCCAAATGCATAGTTCATGGAACCGGTGGTGCAATGCTCCAACATTATAAAGAGCTTTCGCTTCACACTGATCTTAAGGAAGGAGAGAAACTCCTTTACTTCACCACCACGGGTTGGATGATGTGGAACTGGCTTGTCAGTGGTATGCTCGCCGGAGCAGAAATTGTGCTCTTTGATGGTTCGGTGATCTATCCTGATGAAAAGGTGTTGTGGGAATTCGTTTCAAATGAGGAAATTAATGTCTTTGGTACGAGTCCAAAATTCCTTTCCATTAGCGAAAAGAATAAGGTAAAACCGTCTAATCTTTTTCATTACAACAAGTTAAAGACGATCCTTTCAACCGGTTCACCACTATCTGAAAATAATTATGAATGGGTTTACCAAAATGTAAAAGCTGATATTCAGTTGGCATCAATTTCGGGAGGTACGGACATTGTTTCATGTTTTATGTTGGGTTCGCCTCTGCTTCCGGTTTATTCGGGAGAAATACAATGCCGGGGACTGGGCATGAAAGTGGAAGTATTTAATGCAGAAGGGAAAAGTGTTTCGGGAGAGAAAGGAGAGTTGGTTTGTACTGCCCCATTTCCGAGTATGCCTGTTAAATTCTGGAACGATGAAGGGGATAAAAAATACAGGGATGCCTATTTCACTCATTATCCGGGAGTATGGCGGCATGGCGACTATATAATGATTAATGAAAGAGGTGGTATTGTTGTTTACGGGAGAAGTGATGCCACTTTGAATCCCGGTGGAGTAAGGATTGGAACAGCAGAGATTTACAGAATAGTTGAAGAACTGGATGAAGTTTCTGACTCAATAGTTTGTGGATTTGAGACAAAGGGAGAAATTGAAGTTTTTCTTTTTGTTGTCCTAAAACCGGGCCTGGAACTGACTCCTGAACTCACATTAAAAATCAGGAAGTCATTAAAAAGCAAAGCCTCACCAAGGCATGTACCCCACAGAATTTTCCCGGTGGCAGATATCCCGAGAACAATCTCGGGGAAAAAAGTTGAAATGGCAATCACCAAAATCCTTTCTGGTGAAGAACCGGATAACAGGGAAGCACTTGCCAATCCTGAATCACTTAGTGCTTTTGAGAAAATTAAATTAATAGTTAACAACACATAGGTGGAAGATTTTAGTATCGGAAGGAGAGGGGATTCCGATTCACGCGCCTTGTACAGATTTTCGCAAAGTGCTATAAAACTGCCTGGGGGGTGTGGCGTTTTCTTAGAGAAATATTCAAAGCGCTTGTAAAAAATTACACCGTTTTTCCTTAACTTTAATAATCAAAAAAACGGATTATTCATGCAGGATAAAGACTCAGCTTACAAGGAAATTGCTTCTCTTATTGAGAGATTTGAAGAACAGATAATATCATATAAACGCTCAGAGTATAACGAAACGCTAACAAGACGAGATTTTATTGATCCGTTTTTTAATGCTTTGGGTTGGGATATTGATAATAAACAAGGTTACGCGGAGGCATACCGAGAGGTTATCCACGAAGACAAGGTAAGGATCGGAAGTTCCACCAAAGCACCTGACTATTCATTCCGTCTTCCGGGAGGCAAAAGACTCTTTTTTGTTGAAGCCAAGAAACCAAGTGTTGTAGTTAAAGAAGAAATATTACCCGCATATCAGGTTCGCAGATACGGCTGGAGTGCAAAATTACCAATCAGCATAATCACAGATTTTGAAGAATTCTCCGTATATGACTGTACCAAAAAACCATTCCCCACAGATAAAGCTTCCGTTTCCCGAATAAAATACCTGACTTTTAGAGATTATCTCAATGAATTTGATTTCTTGTGGGATACTTTTTCAAAGGAAAAGGTCTTAAAAGGGAGTTTCGATAAATTTGTTGCTGGTACTGCTGATAAGAAAGGAACCGCAGCAGTTGATGAAGATTTCCTTCTGTCACTGGATAAATGGCGCAGTCTGCTTGCGGTCTCTATAAGCAAATTAAACAAAGATTTGGATGAAGATGAACTCAATTTCGCAGTTCAACAAACCATCGACAGATTGATTTTTCTAAGAATTGCAGAGGACAGAAACATTGAACCATATGGGAATCTTGCATTTGCTGTAAGACAAGGTGAGTATTTCCAAAATTTGTATCAAATCTTTAAAGATGCAGATGAAAAATACAACTCGGGACTTTTTGATCTGAAGAAAGATCAAATCAGTAAAAATCTGCTGATTGATAAAAAAGTTATCAAATCAATCGTTGAACAACTTTATTATCCTGAATGTCCTTATGAATTTTCGGTTCTTTCAGTTGAGATACTTGGAAGTGCTTATGAACAGTTCCTCGGCAGGCAAATAAAGATTGGGAAATTTAATAAAGCGGTAATCGAGGAGAAGCCTGAAGTCCGAAAAGCCGGCGGAGTATATTACACACCTCAATATATTGTTGACTATATAGTCGAAAACACTGTTGGCAAACTCATTCAGGATAAAACTGTTGATTTTGTTAGTAAAATAAAAGTTTTAGATCCTGCCTGCGGAAGTGGCAGTTTTCTGATCGGAGCATATCAGTATCTTCTTGACTGGCACAAAAACTATTATGGTGCAAACACCAGGTCTTTCAAAGGAGGCAAAAATTCACCCGTTACTCCCGAAGGAAATCTAACAACTTCCGAGAAAAAAAGAATACTTCTGAATAACATATTTGGAGTCGATATTGATGTTAATGCGGTAGAGGTGACAAAACTGTCTCTTCTTTTAAAATGTTTGGAAGGGGAAACCGAAGCATCAATCAAAAATCAACTCTCGCTTTTTAACGAAAGAGTGCTCCCCACACTCGATAACAATATCAAAAGTGGTAACAGCCTGATAGACACCGATTTTTACGATTCACAAATCGACTTCGGTCATGAAAGAAAGATTAAACCGTTCAACTGGCAAAAAGCATTCCCTCAAGTGTTTAACTCCAACGGAGGTTTTGATGTTGTTATTGGTAATCCTCCCTATGTAAAGATTCAAACAATTCTCGAAAGCAATCCCGGAGAGATTGTAGAGTACTTTAAAACCAGGTATGCATCTGCCTCAAAGGGGAATTATGACCTTTATGTTGTATTCACAGAACGGGCTTTTTCCTTGTTGAATAAGGAAGGTGTACTTGGGTACATCCTGCCTCATAAATTTTTCCAATCGGAATTTGGTGCCGGTCTTAGAGACCATATCTCAAAAGAAAATGCTATCGAAAGAATTGTGCATTTTGGTGCGGAACAAATATTCAAAAATGCTACGACATATACATGTCTGTTATTCCTTGGCAAGAATCAGAAAAAATCATTTGAATTCTTGGAGATAAACAAACCCGAAGTTTGGGCAGAAGACCATTCAACATTTAATTTTATCAATGTTAACCAACCTCTACCGGGTGATAAATGGAATTTTAATACATCGATAAATTCGGCGATCTTTGATAAAATGAACAAAATTCCTGATACCTTGGGTAGTATTACAAGGAAGATATTTGTTGGTTTACAAACCAGTGCGGACAAAATTTATGTTTTGGATATAATCAAAGAAGAGACGGAAACTTTCACTTGTTTTTCCAAATCTCTTGAACGGGAAGTCGTATTAGAAAAGGAAATGGTAAAGCCGTTTTTGATGGGAAAAGATGTTAAAAGATATCAAAAACCGAAACCAAGATGTGTGGTGATATTTCCTTACAATATCATTGAAGGTAAAGCTATACTGATGACAAAAGAGGAAATTAAGAAAGTCTTCCCGCTAACTTGGGAATATCTGTCAGAAAATAAAAAGGTTTTGGAAAATAGAGAAAATGGGAAAATGAAGGGGAATTCATTCTACGCTTATATTTATCCCAAAAATCTTGTAGAATTCGATACTACAAAAATTATGACTCCTTACCTGGCGTTACAACCAAACTTTACATTCGACAACGATAATTTGTATCACACAACCAAAGTGTTTAGCCTCTCATTTTCAAAAAGAAGCAAGGTTGATCCATTGTATATACTTGGATTATTAAACAGTAAATTGATGGATTTTCATATCAGATCAACGGGTACCGTTTTTCGTGGCGGTTATTTCACCTTCAATACACAGTTTATTGAAAGTTTTAGAGTGAAATTGTTGAATCAAGATCTCCCTCAAGAAAAAGTTATTCATGATCAGGTGGTACATATAGTAAAGCAGATTCTCGATTTGACTGAGCAGGTTAATCACCTTAAAATTCAATCGCAAATTGACGAGATGAAAACCAAAATAAGCTACCTCGAGGAAAAAGTTGACCGGATATTTTATGATCTTTATGAACTCACACCTGAGGAGATAAAGATAATTGAGACGAAGGCAACAAACAGCCAAGAGCCATAGCCTTAACTTTTAAAAACATGCACTAAATAATAAATTGATAGATGTTAAAAAGAAATAAATCAATCATTTTTCAAAAAGGGCGGATTTCAGATGTCTTTCAACAAGTTCACGAAAACATTAAAACTGCCATTGATAATCAAAGCGAAAGCTATATTCTAAATGTAAATGAAACCGATTACATTGACTATTTGGAAAAAATATACAGATTATCAGTTCCTGAAATTCATTTTGACCACGAATATGTAGACAGTTATGAGGCTGATATTCCAGCAGAAAATTTTCCTAGTGCCTTTTATGTAATTAAAGGGAAAAAGTATAAGAAAGACATAATCAAATTCTTTATTCCTGTTTCTGGTGACATTAACCTTTTAAACTATTTACCTGCATCCTCATTTTCATTACGAGGTGGTAACTTTGCAATTGAAGGAGTCAATTTGGTTACAGAATTCATTAATTTTTCAAACGATGCTGATGAAATTAAGCGGAATTATGAGAATGAGGTAAATGGAATTCGTTTTAACTATAATATTTTAATAAAGGATATTGAAAATTTCAATAATTCACTGCGAACAATAATTAATTCATTTTTGAGTCATAGGAAACAACAACTTTTCAACAAACACAATTTACTTTCATCCTTAGGTGTTCCTCTGAAAAATAAAGAAAATGTTCCGTCGACATTTGCTGTTCCAAAACCCCAGTTAAGAGATAAAATAATTGTTAAACCTATTGTTCGAGATAACGGATTCAAGCCTGAACCAACTTTGGACAACGACAATTATTTTAAGATATTAAAAATAATAAACGATGTGGGTAAGAATTTTGAACGTTTGCCTGGCGTTTATGAAGGTAAAGGAGAAGAAGATTTACGAGACCACATTTTATTGACTCTTGACCCAAACTTTGAATTTGGAAGTGCAAGTGGAGAGACTTTTAACAAGACAGGGAAAACGGATATTCAATTGAGATATGACAGTTCTGTCGTATTCATCGCTGAATGTAAATTTTGGAGTGGGGAGAAAAAATACATGTCAACAATTGATCAACTTTTGGGCTATTTAACTTGGCGTGATACAAAATCATCAGTAATTATTTTTGTCAAGCAAAAAGACTTCTCAGCAGTTATTGAAAAAGTAAAAAATGAAACAAGTCAACATTCAAACTTTTTATCCTTTGTAAACCAATCAGACGAGAATTGGTTTAACTACCGTTTTCATCTTAATGGCGACAGAAATAGAGAAGTAAGACTTGCTGTTCAACTTTTCCATTTACCTGACAACAAAGTATGATTAAAGCAACTAAGCAAGAGGAAATCGCAGACTTCCATTATGTAAGAGCGGAGGTTTCGTTCTATTTGACTTTGAATCTTCATCCCCCAAAACAAAGAAATTTATTTGATGTTTTAATTAAATTTAAAAGTGTCAAGGCTCATAAACTATTACAATTTCCCCCAAAATCTCTCCTGTTTGAAAGGCATTCTTAAATTGAGTATATTTGGAATTCAATTTCCATCAAATTCGAGGAACATTTAGATGTCGAAATACGATCTCGCCATACTTGGCGGAGGACCGGGCGGCTATGTCGCTGCAATTCGAGCAGGTCAGTTAGGATTAAAAACAGTAGTGATAGACAAAGACAATCTGGGCGGTATTTGTCTGAACTGGGGTTGCATACCAACAAAATCTCTCCTTAAAAACGCAGAAATCTATGATACTCTTTCAAATCACAGCGCTGATTTTGGGATCTCATTTAAGGAATTGAGTATCGACTTTTCCAAAGTGATAAAGAGAAGCCGGGATATCTCGGAGAAAATTTCTAAAAATGTTGAATTATTGATAAAAAAGAACAAGGTTGACAGGGTCAGAGGTTTTGGCAAGCTGGCATCTGCATCTTCAATTGATGTTTTCGATAATGAAGGGAAGAAGTTCCAGACAATCGAAGCTGATAAAATTATTGTGGCTACCGGCGCGAGACCAAGAATTCTCCCTTCGATTCCGGTTGACAGAAAAGACATAATAACCAGTTCCGAAGCCATGACGCTTCCCGAACTTCCTTCCAGCCTGATAGTTGTCGGAGCCGGAGCGATAGGAATCGAATTTGCTTATTTTTATTCTGTTCTTGGCACAAAAGTGACAATAATAGAGATGTTAGACAGAATCCTGCCGGTCGAAGACAGGGAAGTGTCTGACGCTCTCGCAAAAAGTTTCAAAAAAAGAGGTATCGAGATTCATACCGGAGCGGTGGTTGAATCCGCGGTACCGGGAAATGACGGTGTTAAAGTCACCATCAACAAAGACGGTAAAAAGATTGAACTGAAAGGCGATAAAGTCCTTTCCGCAATAGGAGTAACCGGAAATATCGAGGGGATCGGACTTGAAGAACTCGGTGTCGAAATATTTAAAAATCACATAAAAGTTGACAAGTCTGACTATTCAACGAACATACCCGGTGTTTATGCAATTGGCGATGTTATCGGGCCACCCTGGTTGGCTCATGTTGCGAGTGCAGAGGGAATTCGTTGTGTTGAAGTGATCAAAGGTGCACATTCAGCTCCTGTAAATTACGACAACATACCGGGTTGTACTTACTGCCAGCCGCAGGTCGCAAGCATCGGTCTTACAGAAGAAAAAGCGAAAGAACAGGGATACAAACTTAAAATTGGTAAATTCCCGTTCATGGCTTCCGGAAAGGCTTTTGCCATTGGTGAAAGAGATGGCTTTGTTAAACTGATCTTTGATGAACAGTATGGTGAATTGCTTGGTGCACATATCATCGGATCAGAAGCAACGGAAATGATCGCGGAACTTGGTATAGCCAGGGCACTCGAAGCCACATATGAAACTATTATTAAAACTGTTCATGCTCATCCAACTCTTTCCGAGTCGGTAATGGAAGCAGCCGCAATGGCAAATGGTGAGGCAATCCATATCTAAGGAATTATTTTATGCAGATCCCGGATTGACGGGTTATCAGGAGGCCTGGGATCTGCAAAAATCTCTGCATTCTCTTAGGTACGAGGGCAAAATCAAGGATACCTTCATCATGCTCGAGCATCCGCATACATATACCCTGGGTAAAACTGCCGATAAAAACAACCTCATTGGCTCTGACGAGTTTCTTCGTGACAGAGAAATCAAAGTTTTTGAGATTGACAGAGGTGGTGATATAACCTATCATGGTCCCGGGCAAATTGTGGGTTACCCCATAATCAATCTTCAGGACTGGAAACCTGACACGCATCTCTATCTCAGAACCCTTGAGCAGGTTATCATCGATGTGCTCAAAGATTACGGGATAGAATCCGGCAGAAAACCTGAATATACAGGTGTTTGGGTAGGGGAGAGCAAGATTGCTGCCATAGGAATTAAGATATCACGCTGGATTACCATGCATGGATTTGCATTCAACATAAATACAGATCTCGACCTTTTCAACGGTATCATACCGTGTGGAATAAAGGAAAAGGAAGTGACATCCTTGAAAAAATTATTGAATAAAGAAATAAATATCGGCGAAGTTAAAGCTAAACTGCTTCTGCGGTTTATGGAGCATTTTAATTTT
This genomic window from Ignavibacteria bacterium contains:
- the lpdA gene encoding dihydrolipoyl dehydrogenase, translated to MSKYDLAILGGGPGGYVAAIRAGQLGLKTVVIDKDNLGGICLNWGCIPTKSLLKNAEIYDTLSNHSADFGISFKELSIDFSKVIKRSRDISEKISKNVELLIKKNKVDRVRGFGKLASASSIDVFDNEGKKFQTIEADKIIVATGARPRILPSIPVDRKDIITSSEAMTLPELPSSLIVVGAGAIGIEFAYFYSVLGTKVTIIEMLDRILPVEDREVSDALAKSFKKRGIEIHTGAVVESAVPGNDGVKVTINKDGKKIELKGDKVLSAIGVTGNIEGIGLEELGVEIFKNHIKVDKSDYSTNIPGVYAIGDVIGPPWLAHVASAEGIRCVEVIKGAHSAPVNYDNIPGCTYCQPQVASIGLTEEKAKEQGYKLKIGKFPFMASGKAFAIGERDGFVKLIFDEQYGELLGAHIIGSEATEMIAELGIARALEATYETIIKTVHAHPTLSESVMEAAAMANGEAIHI
- the lipB gene encoding lipoyl(octanoyl) transferase LipB is translated as MVRQSISKELFYADPGLTGYQEAWDLQKSLHSLRYEGKIKDTFIMLEHPHTYTLGKTADKNNLIGSDEFLRDREIKVFEIDRGGDITYHGPGQIVGYPIINLQDWKPDTHLYLRTLEQVIIDVLKDYGIESGRKPEYTGVWVGESKIAAIGIKISRWITMHGFAFNINTDLDLFNGIIPCGIKEKEVTSLKKLLNKEINIGEVKAKLLLRFMEHFNFTEKQEINIYQLVQLKT
- a CDS encoding N-6 DNA methylase; this encodes MQDKDSAYKEIASLIERFEEQIISYKRSEYNETLTRRDFIDPFFNALGWDIDNKQGYAEAYREVIHEDKVRIGSSTKAPDYSFRLPGGKRLFFVEAKKPSVVVKEEILPAYQVRRYGWSAKLPISIITDFEEFSVYDCTKKPFPTDKASVSRIKYLTFRDYLNEFDFLWDTFSKEKVLKGSFDKFVAGTADKKGTAAVDEDFLLSLDKWRSLLAVSISKLNKDLDEDELNFAVQQTIDRLIFLRIAEDRNIEPYGNLAFAVRQGEYFQNLYQIFKDADEKYNSGLFDLKKDQISKNLLIDKKVIKSIVEQLYYPECPYEFSVLSVEILGSAYEQFLGRQIKIGKFNKAVIEEKPEVRKAGGVYYTPQYIVDYIVENTVGKLIQDKTVDFVSKIKVLDPACGSGSFLIGAYQYLLDWHKNYYGANTRSFKGGKNSPVTPEGNLTTSEKKRILLNNIFGVDIDVNAVEVTKLSLLLKCLEGETEASIKNQLSLFNERVLPTLDNNIKSGNSLIDTDFYDSQIDFGHERKIKPFNWQKAFPQVFNSNGGFDVVIGNPPYVKIQTILESNPGEIVEYFKTRYASASKGNYDLYVVFTERAFSLLNKEGVLGYILPHKFFQSEFGAGLRDHISKENAIERIVHFGAEQIFKNATTYTCLLFLGKNQKKSFEFLEINKPEVWAEDHSTFNFINVNQPLPGDKWNFNTSINSAIFDKMNKIPDTLGSITRKIFVGLQTSADKIYVLDIIKEETETFTCFSKSLEREVVLEKEMVKPFLMGKDVKRYQKPKPRCVVIFPYNIIEGKAILMTKEEIKKVFPLTWEYLSENKKVLENRENGKMKGNSFYAYIYPKNLVEFDTTKIMTPYLALQPNFTFDNDNLYHTTKVFSLSFSKRSKVDPLYILGLLNSKLMDFHIRSTGTVFRGGYFTFNTQFIESFRVKLLNQDLPQEKVIHDQVVHIVKQILDLTEQVNHLKIQSQIDEMKTKISYLEEKVDRIFYDLYELTPEEIKIIETKATNSQEP